One part of the Corynebacterium aurimucosum ATCC 700975 genome encodes these proteins:
- a CDS encoding glycerate kinase — translation MRILVAPDSFKGTATAAEAAAAIALGARRALSSSPHADTAKVTTLPMADGGEGTAEVLASAAVHRHGTAGQTITLPTTDAIGRLTEASYQLVGDTAFIDVAAATGLPAVSDALDPLHADSYGTGVLVADAESRGAKHIVLGLGGSASIDGGLGILAALGAAAHDARGYALPKGGAPLVNLDHIDTAQLNMKAAMLDYTLVTDTRAVPVQAATMYGPQKGAEGEQVALLAGAMLRLCEVTETDPQAEFFGAAGGIPIALSWLSRTLWGTSEHCHIVPGGQYVAEALDLPARIAEADLVLTGEGRFDEQSLTGKVVGTLADMTSPPTLGIIAGSSTAPAPQGTLLEELDGKEEGDVAQHLSNAAERLVRTVLQN, via the coding sequence ATGCGCATTCTTGTTGCCCCCGATTCCTTTAAAGGCACCGCCACCGCAGCCGAAGCTGCCGCCGCCATTGCATTGGGCGCGCGGCGTGCTCTCAGCTCCTCGCCCCACGCCGACACGGCGAAGGTAACGACCCTGCCTATGGCCGATGGCGGCGAAGGCACCGCGGAGGTGCTCGCCAGCGCCGCTGTTCATCGCCATGGCACGGCGGGGCAGACCATTACGCTGCCTACCACCGATGCCATCGGGCGCTTGACCGAGGCCAGCTACCAGCTCGTTGGTGACACAGCCTTCATCGACGTTGCCGCTGCCACCGGCCTTCCTGCCGTTTCCGACGCCCTCGATCCACTCCATGCGGATTCCTATGGAACTGGCGTGCTGGTGGCCGACGCCGAATCGCGCGGCGCCAAACACATCGTTCTCGGCCTCGGCGGCAGCGCCAGCATCGACGGCGGTCTCGGCATCCTCGCTGCACTCGGAGCCGCCGCCCACGATGCCCGCGGATACGCCCTGCCCAAGGGCGGTGCACCTTTGGTCAACCTCGACCACATCGACACCGCGCAACTCAACATGAAAGCGGCCATGCTGGACTACACCTTGGTCACCGATACTCGCGCCGTGCCCGTCCAAGCCGCGACGATGTACGGCCCACAAAAAGGTGCTGAGGGCGAACAAGTAGCGCTACTGGCGGGCGCGATGCTGCGACTCTGCGAAGTCACGGAGACCGACCCGCAGGCGGAATTCTTCGGTGCCGCGGGCGGCATTCCCATCGCCCTGAGCTGGCTTTCGCGCACGCTGTGGGGCACCTCGGAGCACTGCCACATCGTGCCGGGCGGCCAGTATGTAGCCGAAGCACTCGACCTGCCCGCGCGTATCGCCGAGGCGGATCTCGTCCTTACCGGAGAAGGGCGCTTCGACGAACAATCGCTTACCGGAAAGGTGGTGGGCACACTGGCGGACATGACTAGCCCGCCAACCCTGGGCATCATCGCCGGCTCCTCAACCGCACCGGCGCCGCAGGGCACACTGCTAGAAGAACTCGACGGGAAGGAAGAGGGGGACGTCGCCCAGCACTTAAGCAATGCGGCCGAACGCCTCGTCCGCACCGTTCTGCAGAACTAA
- a CDS encoding amidohydrolase: MADPTLSRLSSLLLEDSVDLSWQRAFYEDMHAHPELSHQEERTAGRILEQLSKYDCELVTGIGGHGIVAIFRNGDGPTALMRADFDALPVAEETGVPFAATNGAMHACGHDIHTTALLGACAILDAHRDAWHGTFLALFQPAEESSMGAKYMIADGLTQRVPTPDVCFGQHVMPGPAGQVQSTAGPILAGCDSLRIRITGRSAHASMPHEAIDPSYVAAMVVTRLQAIVGREVPPHDFFVISVGELHSGDKNNIIPGSAELVLNTRYYKPELAERVYASLERMVRAECEASGCPAEPTFEYFAHGEVTDNDASTHETVRSAFDAVFADLSVSATPSTVSEDFCYLPQAWGVPYNFWFIGSTPENLLDNPPVNHQSIFLPDYEPTMRSATHAGAAAVLSFLGR, encoded by the coding sequence ATGGCAGATCCCACACTTTCTCGGCTGAGCTCGCTCCTCCTCGAAGATTCCGTCGATCTCAGCTGGCAGCGCGCCTTCTACGAAGACATGCACGCCCACCCAGAGCTGTCCCACCAAGAGGAACGCACCGCCGGGCGGATTCTGGAGCAACTATCTAAGTACGATTGCGAGCTCGTCACCGGAATCGGCGGCCACGGCATCGTCGCTATCTTCCGCAATGGGGACGGCCCAACCGCACTGATGCGGGCGGATTTTGATGCCCTCCCCGTGGCCGAGGAAACCGGCGTCCCCTTCGCCGCCACCAATGGCGCGATGCATGCCTGCGGGCACGATATACACACCACGGCATTGCTCGGCGCGTGCGCGATTCTCGATGCCCACCGCGACGCCTGGCACGGCACCTTCCTAGCACTGTTCCAACCCGCGGAGGAATCATCCATGGGTGCCAAATACATGATTGCGGACGGGCTCACCCAGCGCGTTCCCACACCCGATGTCTGCTTTGGTCAACACGTCATGCCGGGCCCCGCCGGCCAGGTGCAGTCCACCGCCGGCCCCATCCTGGCCGGCTGCGATTCCCTTCGCATCCGCATCACGGGGCGCTCCGCGCACGCCTCCATGCCGCACGAGGCCATCGATCCTTCCTACGTGGCTGCCATGGTGGTCACCCGCCTGCAGGCCATCGTCGGCCGCGAGGTTCCTCCCCATGACTTCTTCGTCATCTCGGTGGGCGAGCTGCATTCGGGCGATAAAAACAACATCATTCCGGGCAGCGCCGAACTCGTGCTTAACACCCGCTATTACAAGCCGGAGTTGGCGGAGCGCGTCTACGCCTCCCTCGAGCGCATGGTGCGCGCCGAGTGCGAAGCCTCGGGATGCCCAGCAGAGCCCACCTTCGAGTACTTCGCCCACGGCGAAGTCACCGATAATGACGCTTCCACGCATGAGACCGTTCGCTCGGCCTTCGACGCGGTCTTTGCCGATCTCTCCGTGAGCGCCACCCCGTCCACCGTCTCCGAGGATTTCTGTTACCTCCCACAAGCCTGGGGCGTGCCTTATAACTTCTGGTTCATCGGCTCCACCCCGGAAAACCTCCTGGACAACCCGCCAGTCAACCACCAATCCATTTTCCTGCCGGATTATGAGCCCACCATGCGCTCGGCCACCCACGCCGGGGCTGCAGCCGTCCTGTCTTTTCTAGGGCGCTAA
- a CDS encoding glycogen/starch/alpha-glucan phosphorylase gives MSQPQHSDFQTAVPGHVRAAAGVSPSAATNRKFWSGLSSSVMEQIADNWEATRNAYSAARQQHYFSAEFLQGRALLNNLTNVGLVDEARAASKAAGHELSDVLEAEHDAALGNGGLGRLAACFLDSAVTQNYPVTGYGLLYRYGLFRQSFDNGFQREEPDAWMENGYDFIIRRASEQRLVHFDDMDVRAIPYDMPITGYGTDNVGTLRLWKSEPIDEFDYDAFNSQRFTEAIVERERVMDICRVLYPNDTTYEGKVLRVRQQYFFVSASLQQMIDNYIEHHGEDLTGFAEYNCIQLNDTHPVLAIPELLRLLLDEHGMSWDEAWKVVTETFAYTNHTVLAEALESWEVSIFQKLFWRIWELVEEIDRRFREDMAQRGLDQGRIDYMAPVSDGHVHMAWIACYAAYSINGVAALHTEIIKADTLSEWHELWPEKFNNKTNGVTPRRWLRMCNPRLSDLLTEQAGSDAWVTDLTELAKLAPLAEDEKVLRQLINIKRANKQDFAAWIDAHQGATVDPDSIFDVQIKRLHEYKRQLMNALYILDLYFRIKVDGENVPKRTFIFGAKAAPGYVRAKAIIKLINTIGDLVNNDPATKDLLNVVFVENYNVSPAEHIIPAADVSEQISVAGKEASGTSNMKFMMNGALTLGTMDGANVEIVEAVGEDNAYIFGARNEDIPQLRAEYNPGELYNTVPGLARVLDAFTDGTLGSENAGMFGDLRSSLLDGFGENAQDTYYVLGDFADYRETRDRMAADYDADELAWAKKAWLNICYSGRFSSDRTIADYANEVWKLTPTPISHV, from the coding sequence ATGAGTCAACCCCAGCACTCCGATTTTCAGACCGCAGTTCCCGGACACGTCCGCGCCGCTGCTGGTGTCTCCCCCTCTGCCGCGACCAACCGCAAGTTCTGGTCCGGCTTGTCTTCTTCAGTAATGGAGCAGATTGCTGACAACTGGGAGGCCACCCGCAACGCCTACTCCGCCGCCCGCCAGCAGCACTACTTCTCTGCTGAGTTCCTCCAGGGGCGCGCCCTGCTCAACAACCTCACCAACGTCGGCCTCGTCGACGAAGCCCGCGCCGCCTCCAAGGCCGCCGGCCACGAGCTCTCCGATGTTCTTGAAGCCGAGCACGATGCCGCGCTAGGCAATGGCGGCCTGGGCCGCCTCGCTGCCTGCTTCCTCGATTCTGCTGTCACCCAGAACTACCCAGTCACGGGCTACGGCCTGCTCTACCGCTACGGCCTCTTCCGTCAGTCCTTCGACAACGGTTTCCAGCGCGAGGAGCCGGATGCCTGGATGGAAAATGGCTACGACTTCATCATTCGCCGTGCCTCCGAGCAGCGCTTGGTCCACTTCGATGACATGGATGTACGTGCTATCCCCTATGACATGCCGATTACCGGCTATGGCACCGACAACGTAGGTACGCTGCGCCTGTGGAAATCCGAACCCATCGATGAATTCGATTACGATGCCTTCAACTCGCAGCGCTTCACCGAGGCCATCGTGGAGCGCGAGCGCGTCATGGACATTTGCCGCGTGCTCTACCCCAACGACACCACCTACGAAGGCAAGGTTCTGCGCGTTCGCCAGCAGTACTTCTTCGTCTCGGCCTCGCTGCAGCAGATGATCGATAACTACATCGAGCACCACGGCGAGGACCTCACCGGCTTCGCCGAGTACAACTGCATCCAGCTCAACGACACCCACCCGGTGCTGGCCATCCCAGAATTGCTCCGCCTGCTTCTCGACGAACACGGGATGAGCTGGGATGAAGCCTGGAAGGTTGTCACCGAGACTTTTGCCTACACCAACCACACGGTGCTGGCTGAGGCTTTGGAGAGCTGGGAAGTATCCATCTTCCAGAAGCTGTTCTGGCGCATCTGGGAGCTGGTGGAAGAGATCGACCGCCGCTTCCGCGAAGACATGGCCCAGCGCGGCCTGGATCAAGGGCGCATCGACTACATGGCCCCGGTATCCGACGGCCACGTCCACATGGCGTGGATCGCCTGCTATGCCGCGTACTCCATCAACGGCGTCGCTGCCCTGCACACCGAAATCATCAAGGCGGACACGCTCTCCGAGTGGCACGAGCTGTGGCCGGAGAAATTCAACAACAAGACCAACGGCGTGACCCCGCGTCGTTGGCTGCGCATGTGCAACCCGCGCCTGTCCGACCTGCTCACTGAGCAGGCTGGTTCTGATGCCTGGGTTACCGATCTGACCGAGCTGGCCAAGCTGGCTCCTTTGGCTGAGGATGAGAAGGTGCTGCGCCAACTCATCAACATCAAGCGCGCCAACAAGCAGGACTTCGCCGCATGGATTGACGCACACCAGGGCGCTACCGTGGACCCGGATTCCATTTTCGATGTCCAGATCAAGCGCCTGCACGAGTACAAGCGCCAGCTGATGAATGCGCTTTACATCCTGGACCTGTACTTCCGCATCAAGGTCGACGGCGAAAACGTTCCGAAGCGCACCTTCATCTTTGGTGCGAAGGCAGCGCCGGGATATGTCCGCGCGAAGGCCATCATCAAGCTCATCAACACCATCGGTGACCTGGTCAATAACGACCCGGCTACCAAGGACCTGCTCAACGTGGTCTTTGTTGAGAACTACAACGTCTCCCCTGCTGAGCACATCATTCCGGCTGCTGATGTCTCCGAGCAGATCTCCGTGGCGGGCAAGGAAGCCTCCGGTACCTCCAACATGAAGTTCATGATGAACGGTGCCCTGACCTTGGGCACGATGGACGGGGCCAACGTAGAGATCGTCGAGGCAGTGGGCGAAGACAACGCCTACATCTTCGGCGCCCGCAACGAAGACATCCCGCAGCTGCGCGCCGAGTACAACCCGGGCGAGCTCTACAACACGGTTCCGGGCCTGGCGCGTGTCCTCGATGCCTTCACCGATGGCACGCTGGGTTCGGAGAATGCAGGCATGTTCGGTGATCTGCGCTCCTCGCTGCTCGATGGCTTCGGCGAAAATGCGCAGGACACCTACTACGTTCTCGGGGACTTCGCCGACTACCGCGAGACCCGTGACCGCATGGCGGCCGACTATGACGCCGACGAGCTGGCATGGGCCAAGAAGGCCTGGCTCAACATCTGCTACTCCGGGCGCTTCTCCTCTGACCGCACTATCGCTGACTATGCCAACGAGGTGTGGAAGCTAACCCCGACCCCCATTTCCCACGTCTAG
- the pyk gene encoding pyruvate kinase translates to MDRRTKIVCTLGPAVASKEGILGLVEAGMNVARLNMSHGEHADHEANYRWVREATDETGHAVGVLADLQGPKIRLGRFVNGEEMWKDGEIVRITVEDVEGTHDRVSTTYKNLAKDAKPGDRLLIDDGKVAVVCKEVDGNDVVCEVTEGGPVSNNKGVSLPGMDISVPALSEKDIADLRFALKLGVDMVALSFVRSPADVDKVHEIMDEEGRRVPVIAKLEKPEAVDALESIVLAFDAIMIARGDLGVEVPLEQVPLFQKRAIQIARENAKPVIVATQMLDSMISNLRPTRAEASDVANAVLDGADAVMLSGETSVGIDPQNVVRTMSRIVTNAEQGGQVPPLSHVPRTKRGVVSYSARDIAERLNAKAIVAFTTSGDTAKRVARLHSALPLLAFTPHPAVRSQLALTWGAETFLSDSVESTDDMMAAIDEALLGMDKYKEGDMIVVIAGTPPGISGNTNMIQVHELGQTLRDK, encoded by the coding sequence TTGGATAGAAGAACCAAAATTGTTTGTACGTTGGGTCCTGCTGTAGCAAGCAAGGAAGGAATCCTTGGCCTCGTTGAAGCAGGCATGAACGTGGCGCGTCTGAACATGTCCCACGGCGAGCATGCGGACCACGAGGCGAACTACCGCTGGGTCCGTGAGGCTACCGATGAGACCGGCCACGCAGTCGGCGTCCTGGCGGACCTTCAGGGGCCGAAGATCCGTCTGGGTCGCTTCGTCAACGGTGAAGAGATGTGGAAGGACGGCGAAATCGTCCGCATCACCGTCGAAGACGTCGAAGGCACGCACGACCGCGTGTCCACCACCTACAAGAACCTGGCGAAGGATGCGAAGCCGGGTGACCGCCTGCTGATCGACGACGGCAAGGTCGCCGTCGTCTGCAAGGAAGTCGACGGCAATGACGTTGTTTGTGAGGTCACCGAGGGCGGACCGGTCTCCAACAACAAGGGCGTGTCCTTGCCGGGCATGGACATCTCTGTGCCGGCGTTGTCGGAGAAGGACATCGCTGACCTTCGCTTCGCATTGAAGCTCGGCGTGGACATGGTTGCCCTATCCTTCGTTCGTTCCCCTGCGGACGTGGACAAGGTCCACGAAATCATGGATGAGGAAGGCCGCCGCGTCCCGGTCATCGCGAAGCTCGAGAAGCCGGAGGCAGTCGATGCCCTCGAATCCATCGTCTTGGCTTTTGATGCCATCATGATTGCGCGCGGTGATCTCGGCGTCGAGGTACCGCTGGAGCAGGTTCCGCTGTTCCAGAAGCGCGCTATCCAGATCGCGCGTGAGAATGCCAAGCCGGTCATCGTGGCAACGCAGATGCTTGATTCCATGATCTCCAACCTGCGCCCGACTCGCGCGGAGGCCTCCGACGTGGCTAACGCAGTGCTCGATGGTGCCGATGCCGTCATGCTCTCCGGTGAGACCTCCGTCGGCATCGACCCGCAGAATGTTGTGCGCACGATGTCCCGCATCGTGACGAACGCTGAGCAGGGAGGCCAGGTTCCTCCGCTGTCGCACGTGCCGCGCACCAAGCGCGGTGTTGTGTCCTACTCCGCACGCGATATCGCTGAGCGCCTGAATGCGAAAGCCATCGTCGCCTTCACCACCTCTGGTGATACCGCGAAGCGCGTGGCTCGTTTGCACTCCGCGCTGCCACTCCTTGCCTTCACCCCGCACCCGGCGGTGCGCTCGCAGCTGGCGTTGACCTGGGGTGCAGAGACCTTCTTGAGTGATTCGGTCGAGTCCACCGATGACATGATGGCCGCCATTGATGAGGCTCTGCTGGGAATGGATAAGTACAAGGAAGGCGACATGATCGTCGTCATCGCTGGTACCCCTCCCGGAATCTCTGGTAACACCAATATGATTCAGGTCCACGAGCTGGGCCAGACTCTGCGCGACAAGTAA
- the lgt gene encoding prolipoprotein diacylglyceryl transferase produces MQIYYLANIPSPPQGVWHLGPVPIRAYAMCIIVGILVALWMTLRRYTARGGNPDVVWDAALVVIPAGIIGGRLYHVITDNDKYFCSTCDPLDALKITNGGLGIWGAVALGAVAVWLMFKVKGIPLGPFADAVAPGLILAQAIGRLGNWFNQELYGRETTVPWALDIYYRVNESGEYAPISGRSTGEVIASVHPTFLYELLWNVAVCVFLLWAHKAFKLGHGRVFALYVAGYTAGRFVVENMRADDATLIFGLRVNVIVSVVCFVVALIVYIRLPRGQETPEEVDPARSTDAGDSVGTADSQR; encoded by the coding sequence GTGCAGATTTACTACCTCGCCAACATTCCCTCTCCGCCACAAGGCGTGTGGCATCTCGGTCCAGTCCCTATTCGTGCGTATGCCATGTGCATTATCGTCGGCATCCTCGTCGCGCTGTGGATGACTTTGCGCCGCTATACCGCCCGGGGTGGAAACCCGGATGTGGTCTGGGATGCTGCCTTGGTGGTGATCCCGGCCGGCATCATTGGCGGCCGCCTCTATCACGTGATTACGGATAATGATAAGTATTTCTGTTCCACGTGTGATCCTCTCGACGCACTGAAAATCACCAACGGCGGACTGGGTATTTGGGGTGCGGTGGCCCTGGGGGCGGTCGCCGTGTGGCTCATGTTCAAAGTTAAGGGCATCCCTTTGGGGCCGTTTGCGGATGCCGTCGCGCCTGGACTCATTTTGGCGCAGGCTATCGGCCGCCTAGGCAATTGGTTCAACCAGGAACTCTATGGTCGTGAGACCACCGTCCCGTGGGCTCTCGACATTTATTATCGCGTGAATGAAAGCGGTGAATACGCGCCGATTAGTGGCCGCTCGACCGGGGAAGTAATCGCCTCGGTGCATCCGACATTCCTCTATGAGCTGCTGTGGAACGTGGCGGTGTGCGTGTTCTTGCTGTGGGCCCACAAGGCATTCAAGCTCGGTCATGGTCGTGTGTTTGCGCTGTACGTCGCCGGATACACAGCGGGGCGCTTCGTTGTAGAAAACATGCGTGCTGACGATGCCACGCTCATCTTTGGTCTGCGTGTCAACGTCATCGTATCGGTGGTCTGCTTTGTCGTAGCGCTCATCGTGTACATCCGGTTGCCGCGAGGCCAGGAAACGCCAGAAGAGGTGGACCCGGCCCGTAGCACCGACGCCGGTGACAGCGTCGGAACCGCTGACTCACAAAGGTGA
- a CDS encoding indole-3-glycerol phosphate synthase TrpC codes for MPTPIAVDHLVAGVLADVAAREARVPFKEVKARSRDMDAPRDAAQALLRSGCSIITEIKRAVPYGGEIVHLDGPHSVATLARKLEEAGVHVMACQTDRRRFHGSLEDMRVARAAIDIPMLCRDTIVDPYQIHEARCYGADAIPLQVELLDQARLESLLDRVESLGMTAILEVRTCAEVDRVIKAGGTVVAINAWSLASDALNREAFSTISPGLPESITRIAVGGVNSPRNVLSYASQGADAILVGESIMAAQDPMALARSLVAAGQHPACPSRRS; via the coding sequence ATGCCTACCCCGATTGCCGTCGATCACCTTGTGGCCGGCGTACTAGCTGATGTAGCCGCACGGGAGGCACGCGTCCCCTTCAAGGAAGTTAAAGCGCGGTCTCGAGACATGGACGCACCGCGCGATGCCGCCCAGGCCTTACTGCGCTCGGGGTGTTCTATCATCACCGAAATCAAGCGCGCCGTGCCTTATGGGGGAGAAATCGTCCACCTAGACGGGCCGCACTCCGTCGCGACCCTGGCACGAAAGCTGGAGGAAGCAGGCGTGCATGTCATGGCCTGCCAGACAGACAGGCGCCGCTTTCATGGCTCCCTGGAGGACATGCGTGTTGCCCGCGCTGCGATCGACATTCCTATGCTGTGCCGCGACACCATTGTTGATCCCTATCAGATTCATGAAGCGCGGTGTTATGGGGCAGATGCGATTCCCTTGCAGGTGGAGTTACTTGATCAAGCTCGCCTCGAGTCGCTCCTCGACCGCGTAGAGTCCCTCGGGATGACAGCCATCCTGGAAGTGCGCACGTGCGCTGAGGTGGATCGCGTTATCAAAGCAGGGGGTACTGTCGTGGCGATCAATGCGTGGTCTTTGGCCTCCGATGCACTTAATCGGGAGGCCTTTTCTACTATTTCACCGGGTCTTCCTGAGAGCATCACACGTATTGCGGTGGGCGGCGTTAATAGTCCGCGTAACGTGCTGTCCTATGCCTCGCAGGGAGCCGATGCCATCCTTGTTGGTGAGTCCATCATGGCGGCCCAGGACCCGATGGCTTTGGCCCGCTCCTTAGTGGCCGCCGGCCAGCATCCGGCGTGCCCTTCGCGCAGAAGCTAA
- a CDS encoding TIGR02234 family membrane protein — protein sequence MAKRTETKRSGAKRIGPVLMFAGAILLWLSSRMTWVTAAVEDDKAGSSVAELSGSLWSLELIALSVVVLAGGVAAFALRRAGRRIVSVLTALAAAAAGWRPVALLTAGAEAERAQELLQGGTNDTSVDSATISDWATVLTADASTAGPVLAIVGAALALFGAVMVASNPGGDKPRSAKYETPAVRQERLQEDLETSQDSGRVMWDALDADIDPTDPRST from the coding sequence ATGGCTAAGCGCACTGAAACAAAGCGCAGTGGAGCTAAACGCATCGGACCCGTGCTGATGTTCGCTGGCGCCATCCTGTTGTGGCTGTCTTCCCGCATGACGTGGGTGACGGCGGCGGTCGAAGACGATAAGGCCGGCTCGAGTGTTGCGGAACTATCTGGTTCCTTGTGGTCCCTCGAACTCATTGCACTCAGCGTCGTGGTGCTCGCTGGCGGTGTGGCAGCCTTTGCGCTGCGACGCGCGGGTCGTCGAATTGTCTCTGTCCTCACCGCACTCGCCGCAGCGGCTGCCGGATGGCGCCCGGTTGCGCTGTTGACTGCCGGCGCCGAGGCGGAGCGTGCTCAAGAGTTACTGCAGGGAGGAACGAACGATACCTCCGTGGATTCTGCAACCATTTCGGATTGGGCCACTGTTCTCACTGCTGATGCATCGACCGCTGGCCCTGTGCTCGCTATCGTCGGTGCGGCACTGGCCCTCTTCGGCGCGGTCATGGTGGCGAGCAATCCGGGGGGCGATAAGCCCCGCTCTGCAAAATATGAAACCCCGGCTGTGCGCCAGGAACGCCTGCAGGAAGATCTCGAAACCTCCCAGGACTCCGGCCGCGTGATGTGGGATGCCTTGGACGCCGATATTGACCCCACCGATCCCCGCTCTACCTAG
- the hisI gene encoding phosphoribosyl-AMP cyclohydrolase, with amino-acid sequence MKEHKENSGHGSTDSEAVGDYELSEEIAQQLKRNEAGLVPAIVQSERGEVLMLAWMDDHALAYTLATRRGTYYSRSRREYWIKGLTSGNTQEVVGARLDCDGDTVLLTVRQHGGACHTGDRTCFDARNLFREENNG; translated from the coding sequence GTGAAGGAACACAAGGAAAACAGCGGACACGGAAGCACTGATTCAGAGGCCGTAGGGGACTATGAGCTGAGTGAAGAGATTGCTCAGCAGCTTAAGCGCAACGAGGCGGGCTTGGTTCCGGCCATTGTGCAATCGGAGCGTGGAGAAGTGCTTATGCTGGCGTGGATGGATGATCATGCCTTGGCCTATACACTGGCGACGCGTCGTGGAACGTATTATTCACGCTCGCGCCGCGAGTATTGGATTAAAGGTCTGACGTCCGGCAATACCCAAGAGGTGGTGGGTGCGCGCTTAGACTGCGATGGAGACACCGTCTTGCTTACCGTGCGTCAGCACGGCGGCGCGTGCCATACCGGGGACCGGACGTGCTTCGATGCACGCAATCTCTTCAGAGAGGAGAACAATGGCTAA